Part of the Candidatus Chlorohelix allophototropha genome, ATAACACCTTGCGTTCGTTGGCACGGGCGGGGGATGCCGCCTACACCGGAGTAAGCCAAGACCCGGCTTTCTACAATGCTAACGCCCAAAATAGCGCGGCAGTTCCGCCCTATCTGGTGACAATTCGTGAGGGCGATAACGCCGGTCCGTGGTATCACCTGTTCGGCACTGCCTTCTTTGAACTGGAGAGTCAGGGACAGTGGGGCCCGCTGGCAAGTATTAAAGATATGCTCACATGGGAAAATGCTAAAGGTTTGTTGAGTGGCAACCTCTATACACCCGCCAAAGATGACGCGCAAAGCACCAGTTCCGAACTCGCCAACCTAGCCGAGCAATATTATCGGCAATTACTCGGCAACCGCAACCCCGATATTGAGAAATTCTGCTTCAATGTGTGGGGCGGGCAACTGGGTGCATGGCTCTGGAATATTGCCCCTAAATCGGGCGTGGATATATCGGGCGCAAAAGGCGTGGCAGATTGGGTGAAGGGCTACACTTGGGATCCAGCTGTGGGATTGGCAAGCTATGTTAAAAATTATGTGACCGGTGGTACTACCGCCACGAAAACTCAACCGACTGTTTCAATATTCGGGGCTAAAAATGCCAAACCAAAGCCCAAACTTGTAATGACAGGTTCGCCTATTAATATGACTTGGGAGGGGCAGAACCTAAAGATGGCAATTGACCAGAATACGGGCGCACTTTACGGTTATATGCCCTTCTCCATTTGGCCCGTTCAAGAAAAAGACGGTACATGGGCGATGTTGTGGAGTGCGCCACCCGACCTGAATTATAAAGTGACGTTGGAAGGTTCAGGCGGAGGCAACGTACATTTAGTGGCAATTGACCCTGAATCCTCGCAAATAGCCACCTATACCAGCCCGGTCAGTACCGGCGAGAAAATGACAATGGACGTAAGTGCCAAAAACAGTCTGCCCAGTCTTAGTCGCGCCAGCGGTGAGGTAATAAAACCTGCTGTCAGAACCGCAAATTTAAGCCCCATCTCTTCGGACGTGCAAGCTACGGCTACGGATGCGGGAATACCGGGTTGGGTAGTGCCTGCGCTTATCGGTGTTATAGCGGCGGCAGCATTATTAATAATAGTAACGCTTGTACTTCTGCTTGGACACAAACGAACCAAAACGATACGCCATTAACCCGGAAAGGAACAAAGCAGTGGTTACACCCCAACAAGCATACGAATATGCGCTTAATCAGGAAAGAGCGGGCAACCCACAGGCAGCCTTTGAAACTTTGGTTGACTTGAACCGTCAATATCCCCACTTTGCAGATGTAGAGGCGCGGCTGGCAAATTTCTCCCGCCAGAATTTCCGCTATTATGGACAGCTAAGTTTCTTTGCCATGACTCCACCACCGCCCGCTTATCCGGTAATGCAGCAAGGCGCAATACCGCCTAGCTCTCCTAAAAAGGGCAAAGGCGGTTTGATTGCCTTACTGATAAGCGGACTGGTGCTGTTAATTGCGGCAAGCGGGGCATTATTGTATTTAATGGTGTTCAGTAAAAATAGTACACCATCCACCACCCTTACGGTCGCCGCCGACCCACTTGCGCCAACCCTGACCGCCATCTCGAAAATTAGCGTTGCGCCACAGGCTACCACACCAGCAAGCACAACTGCTACCGACAGCAGTACCGCCAAAGCAACGACTGTGGCTACTACGCCCACTATCGCCGCCACCACCATTGCGCCTACGCCCACCGCTAAACCCACTACGCCCCCTGCCACTACCAGCGCAAGCGGATTCAAACCTCTTACCTCGGTATCCGGTATAAAGGAAGTGCCACTTGACACGCAAATCATGAAAGAAACCACCGCCTCTATGTCGAAGATTCCGGATTTTAGTATGAAAATGTATGTTTCCACCGAGATACCGGAATCGTTGGCTAAAAACCTGCATAGCTCATTCATTACCGCCAAGTATACTTTTGCTGGATTAGGAGAGAGTGAACCATTTGCAGCGGATAATGTAATCATAGGTGCATACGCTCAAAATGATACGCCTGACTTAGTTTTTACGGTCTACTTGCTAACCGCCAACCGCGATGATAATAAAACTATTCTGGCAGATATTCCGGGAATGACTCTCGAAAGTGAAACCAAAATTCTCGACCAGATGAAAGGTTATTCGAGCTTTGTTATAGCAATGTCCGGCACAGGCTTGAATATCATGCTCTTCAGCGGAGGTTCCACTCCCACTCCTACTGCTACCCCTATAGTTCTCGGCAACCCGACCTATAATCGAAAAGTGGTTTATACCTCCACCCGCAACGGCAAAAACGCGGTGTATCTGTACGATTTTGCCAAACGGGCTGAAATTGCCCTCTCCGAACCGAGTTTCGCCTGTAGCGAGGCGGTTTGGTCATTGCTCGGTAGTGAAATCTACCTGACTTGCCGCGATTCAATTTACGTAGTCAGCCCTGACGGTAGCGGCTTCCGCAAAATTGAGGACGGAACACAGCCCCATCCTTCGCCGTTAAAAGGCTTTGTTTTCGTGAACGTGATAAAGGATGATTGCAATGGGGTCGAGCAAATCTATTTTCGCCACTTCAACGGACCGAACGAACGCTTGACTTGTAATAGCAACGCCAAGTTAGCGCCACGTGTTTCGCCAGATGGCGCGCAGATTGTGTATTCCGAACTTATAGGCGGAAAATGGCAATTGGTTATCATTGACGTGGCAGGAGGCGAAAATCGGCACGTTATCAACCCAAACGTAGATAATGCCCGCTATCCCACTTGGTCACCGGACGGCACGAAACTCGCCTTTAGCACCGGCGATGGCAAAGGTATTAACGCCCAAATTTACGTGTTGAACCTTAAAGATAATAGCCTAACCCAGCTTACTACGGAAGGCTTTAACGGAAGACCGCGCTGGATGAAACAGGGTTATATCATCTTTCATTCCAACCGTGATTTTGCCAGCAATCGCAATGATGACGGCACGCCCGATCAAGCGCTTTACCTGATGCTGGATGATGGCAACCATCAGGAGCGAATGCCCCTTACCAGTTCAGAGGATAACTGGGCGCCCGACATCTATTAGGCTTTTACAATTGTTTCAGGCAGGGGGTTTATACCCCCTGTTTTAATGTAACGAATAATCCGGTTGTTCTATCCTTAACCCAATTCTTTCAAAACTGAGAATAAGCTTAGAGTCTGCTGATAAATTCGGTGATTTCCCCTCCTTAAAACCTCTCAGCCAAGCTGATATCAACGTTCCTGAACTCAAATTGTTCCTTTATTGTCAGAAACCTAGCAACAATTGGGGCAATAATCTCAGAAAATACTCAGATATCTTTCAGTGAGAATTCAGGCAAGTTAGTTATGCTGGTTCTATGAACGGAAGCGAGAAGCTAAAGACCTGAACTGAAGCCTCCGCACCGAGCATACAAACTATATAGATTGCTGTCTCGCGACAGCGCCAATAATTAAAAGCGAATCGTGATAACGTAAGTCAGATTCAGCAAAGAAAGGTTTCGGTAAAGAAAGAAATGAAACGCAAAGAAAACGGCACAATAGCGAAACAAGGTAAAAACAAGCGGTTTGCTAAAATGTTTGGTGGGGCGGCGCTGGTGGCAACCCTCGCTTTCGGGGGTGGTAGTATCCTTAATTCTAATACCACTCTAACTTATGCACAGACCGCCCCGGCAGCTACGCCAAGTAGCAGCGATATCACCGTAGCGCCCACAACTGATCAATCTACTCAAGTGCAACATGGCATGAAGGATAGGCAAGGTGGGCGAGGGCAAAACCCTGATAGAGCCGGGGAATTAGAAGGGGCTATAACCAGTATTAGTGGTAACACTATCACCCTAAAAAGTAACGATGCTACTATTATCACTGCGACAGTGGATAGCACCACAACCTATACTGAAGCAGGTAAAACAATTACTTTGGCAGGTTTGAAAGTTGGAGAAAGGGTTCACCTTAAGCAAACCGGCAGCAGCAATGGCATCTATACCGTTTCAGCCGTAGAGGTGGAGCTAAACCACGATCAGGGTACAGTTACAGCCGTTAGCAGCGACAGTTTGACCATTACTCGCGCGGATAATTCTACCTTAAAAGTAGTTTTAAATTCGAACACTACCTATACCGACCTTGGTAAAACTATCAACCAGAGCGACCTTAAAAGTGGGGTAAAGGTTGAAGTTGAAGGAAATCTTAACAGCGACGGTAATTTGGAAGCTTCTGTGATAGAAGTCGAGCATGACCGATTAGGTGGCACAGTTACGGCTATCAATGGCAACTCAATTACAATCCAAGTTGATGGTAGGGACGCACCGGGCGGTGGTAGAAAAGGTCAAGACCATAATAAGCCTAATGCCGCTAATAATGGGACTGTGACAACCAGTACCGCTACCACTAAAACCATCACAGTTGATAGCAGCACTACTTACAGCGCAGCCGGACAAAGCGTACAGTTGTCTGCTATAGCAGTCGGCAGTCGGGTGGATGCTGAAGGCACGTTGAGCAGTGACAGCAACAGCCTAACCGCTTTACAGGTCAACATTCAAATGCCGGAATATCGAGGGCAGGTTACGGCAGTAGATGGTTCGACCATTACCCTGCAAGACCGAAATGGCACACGTACCATTGAGATAAATAGCAGCACCAAATACCTGAATGGAACGACCGCTGCAACCCTAAGCGATGTCAAAGTTGGAACCAATCTTGAAGCGGAGGGACAAGTGGACAGTTCTGGAAAAATGACTGCGAGCCTCATACAACTCGGACAGCCACAGCAAGGACCGGGAGGGGGTCATGGTCACGGGCGTTAATAGCCCTTCCAAGCTCAAATAAGTTAGTTTGAGTTCCAAAAAGAGCGGGGATTATCCGAATTGAAAGGGTAATTCCCGTTTTGTTATGTAAAGTATATGAGGGCATCTGCCCTATTATCCTTATTATGTTCTCGCAATCTTCCACAAAAAATCGTCAATCTCTTGCATATAACGCAGAAAAGCCAGTATAATAGTACAAATTACATCTATGTGCAACCCTTAAATGTTGACAATTCTTAGTGAAAGCAGGTTCGAGCAATGGCACGCTTGCAGGGCAAAGTAGCTCTCATTACCGGGGCAGCAGGTGGCATTGGCCTTGCTACTGCCCGGCGATTCGCGCAGGAAGGCGCGATTGTGGCAGTTAACGATATGAACGAGGCAGCGGGAATTAAGGAAGTTGAAGAAATTTGCGCGGCAGGCGGAAGAGCCGAGTTTTATCATGGTAGTGTTACCGATGCCGACTTTGTGAAAAACATGATGAAAGATGTAGTGCATCGTTTCGGAAAATTGGATATTCTGATCAATAACGCCGGAGTGTTGCGCGATGCGATGTCCCACCGAATGACTGAGGAACAGTGGGATACCATCATGAACATTCACCTGAAAGGTACGTTCTTTTGCTCCCGAACAGCCTTTGAACACATGAAGCACCAAAATAACGGACGTATTATCAATACCAGTTCAACCTCATCTCAGGGCAATATCGGACAAGCAAACTATGCTGCCGCCAAAGCCGGTATTATCGGCTTGACCAAGACATTGGCGCTGGAATATGCCCGGTATCATATAACGGTAAATGCGGTTGCGCCCGGTTTTATTACCACTTCGATGACTGCCGCGATCCCAACTCATGTCCATGAGGCAGTAGTAAATCGGATTCCGCTCAAGCGCAAAGGCGAACCGGAAGAAGTTGCGAATTTGCACCTTTTCCTCGCCAGCGACGAATCTTCATATATTACCGGACAAGTGATTTTTATTGACGGTGGCGGAACCGTCGGCATGTAAGCTTGTTTGTAACAATAGCCTTAACGCCGGAGAACCTTCCGGCGTTTTTTTCATTTCTCAGCCAAGCTCAAAATAAACCGCAGTTGCCCACCAATAAGAGCCACCACCCAAAGGAGGGCGATCTTCGCCACTGGCAAAGAAAATTTGCTGTTGGTAAAGCGACTGGATATTCTTGATATTAATGTTTCGGGTTTGCAGCCATGTCTGGAAGGTCTGCTCAAGGTTATCAATCGAGGGGGTGCGCCCCGCCCCAATAGTAAGCGCGCTACTCTTTTTTTCTACCTGATCGAAAAGGCTTCTGAAGGTGGAACTAGAGTTGCGAAGCTGCTGGCTGCCCACTGAAAAAACCCGCTTTGCCAGTTGCTGGTCGAGTGGAGTGGTAGCCGCTACAAAAAAATAAGCGTGCTTGACTCGTTTTGATCCAAATGCCATGCCAACACTTCCCTTTTTTCATGAAGTTTTATATTTCGCTTGGGGCAAGAAGCCTATGAAAGTTATCAAATAAAGCCGTGTATAGGTGAGTAGTCGAAGAGCAAATCGCCCAGTTGCCATAACTGATAAACGCTCCCGTCACTACACGCTACATGATATTGCTTATCGAGTTTTTCACGGTATCGTGTTTAGTTTTCATAATGTTACTGATCATTTCCACTTGGGAATTGAGGTCGAGGATTGCTTGCCCGCCAGTTCCCGTACCGCCGCTTACATTCTCCAGAGCTTCATCCGCTAGTTCACCTTCTACGATAGGCAATGCGGTTTGTTCCTCTTTTTTCTCCTGCATAGATTTTCTCCTATTTAATATTTTTCGGATCTATTCAGTTCAAAAGCTTAGGAAAATCGGATTGGTCGGCGTTGTGTTAGTTCCTACTCAAATGTTATACAGTTAGTCTATCAGCCTTGTCAACTGAAACTGTCTGAATTGTTTAAGTCTTAAAAATGAGCTAATTGTTACATTTAATTTAACTTTTTTAAGATTAGCAATCAAGCGATTGACGATATTTTCATTTGGGTTACAATTAAGCCAGTAAATTATTTTCTGGCTGGCAGGGGATTATTTATGCTCTTCAAGCAAAAAACCGATACGCGAAATCCACTTCAAGAGATTTCGGCTACAACGACACAAATAAAGGAAACGCCACCTGACCTCAAGATTACCCGCTTATCTTTCTGGGAACACTGGATCACGGTAGGGTTAATGTACCGCAATTATCGGGATTCTGACCCTGTTTTTGAGCGTATTATGGGGACAGGTTGGCGTAAGCCCTTTTCGCGTTTCGTGCGAGGTCCCTTGTATTATTGGTTACTTAACCGGGGCTATGGCTTACGTGCCGGAAAGAAACTTGCCGGGCAGCTTTATTTGCAACACCGCAAATTCCTAACCCATGTGAACGATCTCGAAATTAACGTGGGTTTCAGAGGCAATCATTACGGTTATCTGCTTATGGATTTTGCCGAACAGGAAGCGCGCAAACGCGGTTATCGCTTCCTCACCCTAGGCGTAACCAATTCCAATATTCGCGCTATAAATCTCTATCGTAAATTAAATTACCTAGACCAACATCACGAGCATTTTTTCTTGTCGCGCCCCCACTATCGCCTGCCGCCCGATATAACACCGCCACCGCCCGGTATCGGCAAAATCAGCATGCGCCCGATGCGCAGACGCGAAGCTGCCAAAAGCCTGAAACACTTTTTTGAAATCGAGCAGCGCGCCTCCAATCCTGAAACTGCACGGGTCTGGGAAAAATATTATCGCCCCTTGTTGCCAGATACCGCCAAAGGCTATAGCTTCAGCATAACTATCGCGGGTTCTACCACACCAGTAGCCCACGCCGATTTTTTCGACTGGGGCGCACGCGGCGGTCGGTGGCGTTTTTTCTTAAAACCCGAACTGTGGGGTACGTCTGAAGAAAAAGCCCTGCTTGAAAACCTAATCCACCATACCCGCAGTTATACGCAGTTGTGGTTGAGCTTCGGGTCAGCCCTACACCACCGCAGGGCAGAGACATTGGCGCGTAATCTCGGCATGGTTGAACGAGATGGGGAACGTATGCTGATGGTCAAGCTTTTGCAATAAAAAACCCCTTCTCAGCGAAGGGGCTTTTCAAGATACTACGTGTTTACTACTTGGTAGTAATATTCATCTCCTTAGGCTTTACACCTTTCTCCACCCAATTCTTCAACTCGTTCCAGGCGAAAACCATCTGGGACGGCTTGAAGTCGCAGTGCTTCGGACTCCAAGTGTTGGGGTCAACGTAGGGATTGAACGAGAATGCGCCGGGATCAACATTCTGCACCACAAAGCGCGAACTGTTATGTTGAGCCTGTACTTTGGCTTTCAGAGTAAGTTCGTGGCTATAAGGAACCAGTGGGTCAACCGTATTATGCACGCTCAGTACCTTCGCTTCAAAATCGCCTTTGGGGGTGTACCAGTTGTTCAAATAGGTAACCGCTTTCGGGTTATCCACTGCCAACTGATAAATGCCGCTGTTGATTGGGACACCAAACAGGTTAGGACCACCCGCATAGGTAGCTTTAGTATTACTATAGCCAATACCGCCTGCCGTCTGGATTAGATCTGCAAACCCGGTAGTGGCACCCATCAATGCGGTAATAAAAGAGACAGGCTCAGGGGTTATACCGGCAGCAACACTGACTTGCTGGATAATATACTGAGCAGGGATATAAACCGATGGGTCTGGATATGCAGCCGCACCAAATAGAGTTGCTACTTGAGTTACTGCCTCTTGTGGAAGGACAGGTTTTCGGGGGTCTCCTAATGTGCCATCGAACGCTTTCAACTGGAAGGGAGTATTCAGCGTGTAGAAATCATACACCATCCTAAAATCTGCCAGATAGCGTACCTGCTCGTACCAACCAGACACCACGCCGCAGAAGGGCAACGCGCCGACATAATCATCCTCGTATTTTTCAATCAGCGCCATCACAACGTTGCCGCCCATCGAGTCGCCGATTATATACGCGCGGTGATTTCCAATCCGGTCAACCAGCTTTTTAAGCGATTGGGTGTTCTTCACCCCGTTCTCTACCGCATAGCCGTCTTTGCTATATGCAGAGTAACCATAGGCAAAGCCCTGACCAAACGCCGTGTTCAGCACAGCCTTAATATTATCACCAACAGCCCACGGAGCGTTAAAATCCTGAGTTCCGGGATTGGCATAGCCGTGCGCATATAATACTACTTGATGATTCCAGTTAAACGGAATCTTGAGCAAGAATAACGCGCCATCCAGTTTGCCCGTAGCGGTTATGGAACGCTCGGTGTTATTCGTTGTAACCTTCAGGTCAGTCACCCTATCAAACTTATTAGGAATAAGCTGATGTTCCCTATCAAACAAAATGGACGACTGAGCATTAACCGATTCAAAAGCCTGCTCGACCGTCGCCGCCGAAATCACAGTCTCATCGTAAGCCCATGCTTGGGGGATCGTGGTGAACATCAAAGCCATAAGAACTAACATACTCCAGAACAAATGCTGCAACTTGCGTTTTCTCATTTTTCAACCTCCATACTGTAATTGTGAGTATCCCGCTAGCTAATACCTGCAACTGGCGCAAACCAGAATTTTTTTCCACGTTTGCGGTGCGGGTAGTTTCCTTTGGTAGAGCGTGTTTCTCCGTTCCTTATCGGGGCGCAATTAATCGACCAGACCGAAGGCTGGCTTTTTACGGCAACGTTGCACTAAGGGTTAATATGCTGCTACGATAAAAGCTGAAACGTTATTAGGGCAGGAACGGAGTTGTTTCGGTATGTATTCAAGAAAGGGCAGTAGCTGACTTAAATGAGGGAGTAAAGCTAGCGCTGCTGCCACAAGAAATTAGGCAAAGGTTGATTTTGTAAACTATGTTACGCTATTCACATTTTCATTATATCCCCATTTTACTGGCTTTTAAAGACTTAATTAGTGGATTTCTGTTGCTAAAAACTGTAAATTACTGTAAAAAATAACAGTGATCGAGTAAGAATATTAATCTAAGATTAAACCGAATATGAATAATTCAATTGAAATCAGCCAATACTTGAAACAGTTATGGGCTAATCCAGAGGCACGCCAGAAACGGCATCTTGATCTTAGAACGGCACGTACCATCTCCTTAACCGACAATTACCCCGATACCGCAAGTTGGGCAGCGGCAAATATTGCTACCCAACTTCAGGAATCCACTAACTTCAAAGCCAACGGGTGTTTGCTAGATGTCGGGTGCGGCAGCGGTTTATATTTAAATTTGCTAGATGGTTCCTATAAATTCGCGGTAGGCATGGATAAATCTCCGGCAGCGCTGGCGCAATTTCCCGGCAATAGCGAAAAAGCACAGCCGCTACGAGGCGATATACTGAACCTCCCTTTTGCGCCGGAGACTTTTGGCGCAGCAATGGCAAACCGCATGCTAAATCTGACCGGGGCTATTCAGCGTGCCTTGAACGAAATCCGGCGAGTGTTGGTCACACAAGGCTTGTTGTTCATTGTAACCGCCGAACGAGAAGAAGGCGCAACCTTGCGAAAAGCGCATGAAGCAGCACTGATAGAGAGCGGCTTTCCTGAACGCTTTTACACTCGTTCTAGTCCACCTGACCAGAGATTGGGACGCGAAAACGGCGAAAGGTGGTTGCGCGAAGCGGGATTTGAAGTGCGGCAAATACTGGATTACGAGCGGGTAATTGCGCCTTTATCTTTAGCCGAAGCGCTGGAATTATATGCTACCGGATTGCTTTTCCAACGTTCGTTAGGCTTTGACGAACCCGGCATCGAACCTGAACGCTGGACAAAGCTTTATCAAGCAATGGAAGCAAGGTTGGCGGCTTTGCTAGAACTAGAGGGCAAACTGGAAATCCGCGATGGGGCAACCCTTTTTACTGCCTACAAATCGCTTTAAATATGCCAGCAAAGGTATTCAGGCAAATTTGAACGAATGGCGCTTAAATTAGTTCAAATATTTGGCAAGGTTTATTGTTTAGTGCAAACCTCGCGCAAAGATTTAAAGCAATTGTGTCAATTTAGAGGCTTGTCAGGGTCAAAGCAAGAAAATCACTGTTGGTAGCATAAACCCCGACTCTAACGGCAGGGTCTGTCCTATACTCCGTAAGTTGGTTATAATGTATTGAGGTTCTTTTGATTTTGATTCTAGTTTCAGAACCTAAATCTAACCAAAGGTAACCTTTTTTTTATTCGTAAATATTTGCCCTGCCAAACTCGTAAAAGTTGATTAATCGCTTTAAGAAAGGCTGTGGTAAAATGGATTTTATCGAATTAGAGAGTCTTCCTTTGTTATGTATTGGTTAAATTAATGATACCAAAGTATAGTGGCATTCTTCTATTTTCTACTATTATTTGTCCTTTTTTGTGTAGAAATTTATTTCCAATTTTAGCCTGATTGTTAAATCTACTTTTAGCCGGGGAATATAGCGTGAGTGACACTAAAACAGGCGCAAGCCAGCGAACATCCTCTCAAATCTCTGCCAGACTCTTTATGTTGGCAGGAACACAACAAGGGCGCGAATATCCTTTGGTTGACCGTGTAACCACAATTGGACGCGGTATCAATAATGATATTGTAATTTCTGACCCTCAAACCAGCCGCCGCCATGTTGAAATCACTTTTGAGAATGGGGTTTATACCGCCATAGATCAGGGCAGCGCCAACGGTTTTTACGTTAACGAACACCAAACCCAACGCGCCGTGTTGAAAGATGGAGATATTATTACCATTGGGCTGGTCAGGATGGCGTTCCGAACCACGCAAGGCGAGTTACCCGCTCTTAATCTGCCCCCGGCTTCTACCGGGATTAATATTCCGCTGATCGAGCCTACCGCTATCCTGCAAAGCGCACCGCCGCCTGCTCAGGCAGTACCACCCCCACCAACCGGAGTTGCGGTAGTGCCTACGCCGATAGATGAGCGCGGTTTGGAGCAAATTGACTTGCGCGTTCGACAACTCACCGCGATTGGGCGCGACCGCACTGCTAACGAGATTGTACTGGATAACCCCCAAGTTTCGCGCCGTCATGCCCAGATTATCAATCAAAACAATTCTATCACCTTGAACGACTTGCGCAGCACCAATGGAACCTTTATCAATGGAAACCGAATAAGCGAACCAACGATATTAAATGACGGTGATTTGGTAAATATCGGACCGTTTCGCTTTATGTTTTCGCAGGGTTTTCTGTATCGCAGCCAAGATGATGACAGCATACGTATTGATGTGTTGAGCCTGAGCAAGCAAGTCAACCCGAATACGACTCTTCTGCACAACTGCACTTTTACAATTTTGCCGCGCGAATTTGTGGCGATTGTAGGCGGTAGCGGCACCGGAAAATCTACCCTCATGGATGCAATCAGCGGAGTACGAATTGCCAATAAAGGGTCGGTGCTGTACAACCGAGCCGAATATTACCCCCAAATGGAGGTATATCGTTCTGCCATTGGCTATGTCCCGCAGGATGATATTGTGCCAACCGAATTGACGGTGGAGAGCGCGTTGAGATATGCCGCGCGGCTGCGTTTGCCGGAGGATACCAGCGCAGAGGAATTCAAAGAACGGCTCGAAGATGTAATGGACGATTTGAGCCTCACCCAAAGGCGCGATACTCCCATAAATCTATTGAGCGGCGGACAGCGCAAAAGAGTAAGCATAGCAGCAGAATTGATCAGCAAACCAAGCCTGTTCTTTCTAGATGAACCTACCAGCGGGTTAGATCCCGGTCTAGAAGGGCGTATGATGCAACTGTTGCGCAAGTTAGCAGATCAGGGGCGCACCGTAGTGCTGATTACCCACGCTACTCAAAATGTGGAGCTTTGCGATAGGGTGCTGTTCCTAGCGCGAGGCGGGTTTGTGGCTTTCTACGGGAAACCAACAGACGCACTCACTTATTTTGGTGTTCAGAAATTCCCCGATATTTATACTAAGCTGGAACAAGAACGCAGCCCCGAAGAGTGGGCGCAGTTATTCCAGCAATCAGCCTATTACAACCGGAATGTGGTATCACGCTTGCGAGCAGTGGCAGGCGAGGCTAACAAATACGGCATCAACGTTGAGAATAGCGTTTCGGTATCCGGTTTGATCAACCAAGTCATGCAAACAATGCCCAAGGTTTTGTTCCGCCATGCCAAAGTGCGGGTTTCAGCCTTAACCCAATACCTGATTCTCACCCGCCGCTATTTTGAAACGCTGCTGGCGGATCGCCGAAACCTAATAACCTTGCTGGTACAAGCGCCCATAATCGCTTTGCTGTTGGTGCTGGTCTTTAACCGAAGCGATTGGGATTCCGACACCGGAGATTTCGGCAGCGCCAAGTCACTGGTATTTATGATGACCATCGTAGCGGTCTGGTTCGGAACAAACAACGCTGCCCGCGAAATCGTCAAGGAAAACAGCATCTACCGACGCGAAAGGCGTATCGGGTTAAAGCTCGCACCCTATATATTTTCTAAGCTAACGGTGCAATTCTTGCTGGTGTTGGTTC contains:
- a CDS encoding GNAT family N-acetyltransferase; its protein translation is MLFKQKTDTRNPLQEISATTTQIKETPPDLKITRLSFWEHWITVGLMYRNYRDSDPVFERIMGTGWRKPFSRFVRGPLYYWLLNRGYGLRAGKKLAGQLYLQHRKFLTHVNDLEINVGFRGNHYGYLLMDFAEQEARKRGYRFLTLGVTNSNIRAINLYRKLNYLDQHHEHFFLSRPHYRLPPDITPPPPGIGKISMRPMRRREAAKSLKHFFEIEQRASNPETARVWEKYYRPLLPDTAKGYSFSITIAGSTTPVAHADFFDWGARGGRWRFFLKPELWGTSEEKALLENLIHHTRSYTQLWLSFGSALHHRRAETLARNLGMVERDGERMLMVKLLQ
- a CDS encoding class I SAM-dependent methyltransferase; the protein is MNNSIEISQYLKQLWANPEARQKRHLDLRTARTISLTDNYPDTASWAAANIATQLQESTNFKANGCLLDVGCGSGLYLNLLDGSYKFAVGMDKSPAALAQFPGNSEKAQPLRGDILNLPFAPETFGAAMANRMLNLTGAIQRALNEIRRVLVTQGLLFIVTAEREEGATLRKAHEAALIESGFPERFYTRSSPPDQRLGRENGERWLREAGFEVRQILDYERVIAPLSLAEALELYATGLLFQRSLGFDEPGIEPERWTKLYQAMEARLAALLELEGKLEIRDGATLFTAYKSL
- a CDS encoding alpha/beta hydrolase family protein, which produces MRKRKLQHLFWSMLVLMALMFTTIPQAWAYDETVISAATVEQAFESVNAQSSILFDREHQLIPNKFDRVTDLKVTTNNTERSITATGKLDGALFLLKIPFNWNHQVVLYAHGYANPGTQDFNAPWAVGDNIKAVLNTAFGQGFAYGYSAYSKDGYAVENGVKNTQSLKKLVDRIGNHRAYIIGDSMGGNVVMALIEKYEDDYVGALPFCGVVSGWYEQVRYLADFRMVYDFYTLNTPFQLKAFDGTLGDPRKPVLPQEAVTQVATLFGAAAYPDPSVYIPAQYIIQQVSVAAGITPEPVSFITALMGATTGFADLIQTAGGIGYSNTKATYAGGPNLFGVPINSGIYQLAVDNPKAVTYLNNWYTPKGDFEAKVLSVHNTVDPLVPYSHELTLKAKVQAQHNSSRFVVQNVDPGAFSFNPYVDPNTWSPKHCDFKPSQMVFAWNELKNWVEKGVKPKEMNITTK
- the fabG gene encoding 3-oxoacyl-ACP reductase FabG; translated protein: MARLQGKVALITGAAGGIGLATARRFAQEGAIVAVNDMNEAAGIKEVEEICAAGGRAEFYHGSVTDADFVKNMMKDVVHRFGKLDILINNAGVLRDAMSHRMTEEQWDTIMNIHLKGTFFCSRTAFEHMKHQNNGRIINTSSTSSQGNIGQANYAAAKAGIIGLTKTLALEYARYHITVNAVAPGFITTSMTAAIPTHVHEAVVNRIPLKRKGEPEEVANLHLFLASDESSYITGQVIFIDGGGTVGM
- a CDS encoding DUF5666 domain-containing protein encodes the protein MKRKENGTIAKQGKNKRFAKMFGGAALVATLAFGGGSILNSNTTLTYAQTAPAATPSSSDITVAPTTDQSTQVQHGMKDRQGGRGQNPDRAGELEGAITSISGNTITLKSNDATIITATVDSTTTYTEAGKTITLAGLKVGERVHLKQTGSSNGIYTVSAVEVELNHDQGTVTAVSSDSLTITRADNSTLKVVLNSNTTYTDLGKTINQSDLKSGVKVEVEGNLNSDGNLEASVIEVEHDRLGGTVTAINGNSITIQVDGRDAPGGGRKGQDHNKPNAANNGTVTTSTATTKTITVDSSTTYSAAGQSVQLSAIAVGSRVDAEGTLSSDSNSLTALQVNIQMPEYRGQVTAVDGSTITLQDRNGTRTIEINSSTKYLNGTTAATLSDVKVGTNLEAEGQVDSSGKMTASLIQLGQPQQGPGGGHGHGR